The Limnochorda sp. LNt genome includes a region encoding these proteins:
- a CDS encoding TlpA family protein disulfide reductase — protein sequence MGARRLANGAALLVVAVFLAGAILYSRSLGSQAEVGKPAPRFELTDLQGGRVALASFEGRPVFVNFWTSWCDPCREEIPGLESFHRRFGERMPVIGVNVREPLPVVQEFARTMQMTYPIVRDADGRLSERYRLRGYPESWIVGPDGVVRQYWPGPVTFEQMEQAYAQVMGRPITEGLPDGGPLPADEAGVGLAVAGSHLWVAGRQRLVAARLDAVERADGWEVVVLPDGLAALDAVASWPQGQAVVVASGSRLWSRESVDGPWRALPEAPGPVLSLAGAGDELIAWIRGRGGYALDGEGRWRALPPGGLPSMAVSAWMGRLRGDLVAATPAGLLQSREPSGPFSRTRLERPSWAAVEVGEAWMVATDRGVYRYDPVRGEAAPAGGTPTRVFVALAALPDGRLAALAPDGDLYLGSAVEPAELDAAGAWHPLGVPRGSRAREGPE from the coding sequence GTGGGGGCACGCCGCCTGGCCAACGGGGCCGCGCTCCTGGTGGTCGCGGTCTTCCTGGCCGGCGCCATCCTCTACAGCCGCAGCCTGGGTTCGCAGGCCGAGGTGGGCAAGCCGGCTCCGCGCTTCGAGCTGACCGACCTGCAGGGGGGCCGCGTCGCGCTGGCCTCCTTCGAGGGCCGTCCCGTCTTCGTCAATTTCTGGACCTCCTGGTGCGACCCGTGTCGTGAGGAGATCCCCGGGCTGGAGAGCTTCCACCGCCGCTTCGGCGAGCGCATGCCCGTCATCGGGGTCAACGTCCGCGAGCCCCTGCCGGTGGTGCAGGAGTTCGCCCGTACGATGCAGATGACGTACCCCATCGTGCGCGACGCCGACGGTCGCCTCTCGGAGCGTTACCGGCTGCGCGGGTACCCGGAGAGCTGGATCGTCGGGCCCGACGGCGTGGTGCGTCAGTACTGGCCGGGCCCCGTCACCTTCGAGCAGATGGAGCAGGCATACGCCCAGGTCATGGGGCGCCCCATCACCGAGGGGCTCCCCGACGGCGGGCCCCTGCCGGCGGACGAGGCCGGGGTGGGGCTGGCCGTGGCGGGATCGCACCTGTGGGTAGCCGGGCGCCAGCGCCTCGTGGCGGCTCGGCTGGATGCCGTCGAGCGCGCCGACGGATGGGAGGTCGTCGTCCTGCCCGACGGGTTGGCGGCGCTCGATGCCGTCGCCTCCTGGCCCCAGGGGCAGGCCGTCGTGGTGGCATCGGGCAGTCGGCTGTGGAGCCGGGAGAGCGTCGACGGCCCGTGGCGGGCGTTGCCGGAGGCCCCCGGACCGGTGCTCTCCCTGGCCGGCGCCGGTGACGAGCTGATCGCTTGGATCCGCGGGCGGGGAGGCTACGCCCTCGACGGCGAGGGCCGATGGAGGGCTCTTCCGCCCGGCGGGCTCCCCTCGATGGCCGTCTCGGCCTGGATGGGGCGCCTGCGAGGCGACCTGGTCGCGGCCACGCCGGCCGGGCTCCTGCAGAGCCGGGAGCCGTCGGGCCCCTTCTCCCGCACGCGCCTCGAGCGACCGTCGTGGGCCGCCGTCGAGGTAGGCGAGGCGTGGATGGTGGCCACCGACCGGGGTGTCTACCGCTATGACCCGGTCCGTGGCGAGGCCGCTCCCGCCGGGGGCACGCCCACCCGCGTCTTCGTCGCGCTGGCGGCGCTGCCCGACGGGCGCCTGGCGGCCCTGGCCCCCGACGGGGACCTCTACCTCGGCTCCGCCGTGGAGCCCGCCGAGCTGGATGCCGCGGGCGCCTGGCACCCGCTCGGGGTCCCGCGGGGGTCGCGGGCCCGTGAGGGGCCGGAGTGA
- a CDS encoding MFS transporter yields MNLPVFALFAGMLGLFPFLSAYLVRLGADPAVAGAILAAYSAANVLGNATGGWLADRRGRAWPVRVGLAGTVGSLVLYAVPRLELVALAHALHGFMAGMATPSAFAWVGDRGRRTGQGRTMGRTGAAIALAAVLAPAAGGVLAQRAGPDRVFLILAMVTVVALARAWRLADAAGPLAPRVVAPGSPSPGPTPLAALATPPLLAAYGAALVIQAAFGLLIWLLPLQAQQAGIGSGAAGALMGLLGAVAGLWMGLGGSLADRLDRPAMVGAGLVGLTVGQGLLAGAAEPEQFWARGVAGAAVFGTGFGTAFPAAAAMVAEATGSYQRGRAFGLFSIAFSLGAMASPAVGGVLVRQGWLVVPGVEGGMAAWWQTPYVIGVVAAIALALVVGWPRRPGWWGLISRRSDT; encoded by the coding sequence CTGAACCTGCCCGTCTTCGCCCTCTTCGCCGGCATGCTGGGGCTCTTCCCCTTCCTCTCGGCGTACCTGGTGCGGCTCGGGGCCGACCCCGCTGTCGCCGGGGCCATCCTGGCGGCCTACTCGGCGGCCAACGTCCTGGGCAACGCCACCGGAGGCTGGCTGGCCGACCGACGAGGGCGGGCATGGCCCGTGCGGGTGGGGCTGGCGGGTACGGTGGGCAGCCTGGTCCTCTACGCCGTCCCGCGCCTGGAGCTGGTGGCCCTCGCCCATGCGCTGCACGGCTTCATGGCGGGGATGGCGACCCCGTCGGCCTTCGCCTGGGTGGGAGATCGAGGCCGCCGGACGGGTCAGGGGCGCACCATGGGCCGGACGGGGGCGGCCATCGCCCTGGCGGCGGTGCTGGCCCCCGCCGCGGGTGGTGTGCTGGCCCAGCGGGCAGGTCCCGACCGGGTCTTCCTGATCCTGGCCATGGTGACCGTCGTGGCACTGGCGCGAGCGTGGCGGCTGGCGGATGCGGCCGGCCCGCTAGCCCCGCGCGTGGTGGCCCCAGGCTCCCCGTCGCCCGGCCCAACTCCTCTGGCGGCGCTGGCCACGCCACCGCTGCTGGCCGCGTACGGGGCGGCCCTGGTGATCCAGGCGGCCTTCGGGCTGCTGATATGGCTGCTGCCCCTGCAGGCGCAGCAGGCGGGCATCGGCAGCGGGGCGGCCGGCGCCCTGATGGGGCTGCTGGGGGCGGTGGCCGGCCTGTGGATGGGCCTGGGAGGCTCGCTCGCGGACCGCCTGGACCGGCCCGCCATGGTGGGGGCGGGCCTGGTGGGGCTGACGGTGGGGCAGGGGCTGCTGGCCGGCGCTGCGGAGCCCGAGCAGTTCTGGGCCCGGGGCGTGGCCGGGGCGGCCGTCTTCGGCACCGGCTTCGGCACGGCCTTCCCAGCCGCGGCGGCCATGGTGGCCGAGGCGACGGGCTCCTATCAGCGAGGCAGGGCCTTCGGCCTCTTCTCCATCGCCTTCTCCTTGGGGGCCATGGCTTCGCCGGCCGTGGGAGGCGTGCTGGTGCGTCAGGGCTGGCTGGTGGTGCCGGGCGTCGAGGGCGGCATGGCGGCCTGGTGGCAGACGCCCTACGTCATCGGAGTCGTGGCGGCCATCGCCCTGGCCCTGGTGGTGGGCTGGCCCCGCCGGCCGGGGTGGTGGGGCCTCATTTCTCGACGTAGCGACACATGA
- a CDS encoding RibD family protein translates to MQRLWDRVRPERHPSAVGDPTAIYDEIVWPRTGRGRPWVAINMVATVDGKTTLDRGRHPRPIGSRVDRALMVRLRTRVDAVLRGAGTVRQSPYYPSLPPGAVERRQREGLAPFPLVVVMSGSGELPLESPLFEAPPRRPLVLLGPQAAPEAVRRLERVADVRIGPRVEGGLDVRWALSCLAEEYGVRVVLSEGGPTLNHAFLRAGCVDELFLTVAPFVAGREDDRTVVDGPALLDPFPRLELLSAYLHEDELFLRYRVHVPAPDAAGERPDAADGAAPPIERRRPS, encoded by the coding sequence TTGCAGCGCCTCTGGGACCGCGTGCGGCCGGAGCGGCATCCGTCGGCCGTCGGCGACCCCACCGCCATCTACGACGAGATCGTCTGGCCGCGCACCGGCCGGGGGCGCCCGTGGGTGGCCATCAACATGGTGGCCACCGTCGACGGCAAGACGACCCTGGATCGGGGGCGGCACCCCCGTCCCATCGGCAGCCGCGTCGACCGGGCCCTCATGGTGCGGCTGCGCACCCGGGTCGACGCCGTGCTGCGCGGGGCGGGTACCGTCCGGCAGTCGCCCTACTACCCCTCGTTGCCGCCGGGGGCGGTCGAGCGCCGACAGCGTGAAGGGCTGGCACCGTTTCCCCTGGTGGTGGTGATGAGCGGCTCGGGGGAGCTCCCGCTGGAGTCGCCGCTCTTCGAGGCGCCGCCACGACGACCGCTGGTGCTGCTGGGCCCCCAGGCCGCTCCCGAGGCTGTGCGTCGTCTCGAGCGGGTGGCGGACGTCCGCATCGGCCCCCGGGTCGAGGGGGGCCTCGACGTGCGCTGGGCCCTGTCGTGCCTGGCGGAGGAGTACGGGGTGCGGGTGGTGCTGAGCGAGGGGGGGCCCACGCTCAACCACGCGTTCTTACGCGCCGGCTGCGTGGACGAGCTCTTCCTGACGGTGGCGCCCTTCGTGGCCGGGCGCGAGGACGACCGCACCGTCGTCGACGGTCCGGCCCTCCTCGATCCCTTTCCGCGGCTGGAGCTGCTCAGCGCGTACCTCCATGAGGACGAGCTCTTCTTGCGCTACCGGGTCCACGTACCGGCCCCCGATGCCGCCGGCGAGCGCCCGGATGCAGCGGATGGCGCCGCGCCGCCCATCGAGAGGAGGCGTCCGAGCTGA
- a CDS encoding ABC transporter substrate-binding protein: MRWHAHGGGRGDPGRPGRWALMVALLWAMACPLASAAPSPEPASVTVTLWVPARGGYLAAWREAARLAAAAHPDVFIAIEPIWADYGARLTLALAEGHAPELVALPSALAARLAARGWLTPVDEMVRRHPPAPAARVPFTWEGRLYALPGVMDPVVLYADAGALAEAGVSAEHLSTWDALLDAARRVRAAGRLPWPTVVNGWPPLAMFIWQAGGTLLTSAGQPWDSAEAVATAATFYRRFVAEELSPSAPWSWAEPADLPFRRGEVALFMGLLSDPLELPDAASPFRPGEPGVVGPAGRRVRVVPAPAGPAAAATWLSLEGVAIPRTAPPAASQALAHLAEALEAMGWQPSLERRPEARAVALEALARARAMPAHPAFLEFDAVWWQDVVVPLVQGNGPLDVEELLQRAGRRLEQALQAMPR, encoded by the coding sequence GTGAGGTGGCACGCGCACGGAGGCGGTCGTGGCGACCCGGGGCGACCCGGCCGGTGGGCTCTGATGGTGGCGCTCCTCTGGGCGATGGCCTGCCCGCTCGCCTCGGCCGCCCCGTCTCCCGAGCCCGCGTCGGTGACCGTCACCCTGTGGGTCCCGGCCCGGGGCGGCTACCTGGCCGCCTGGCGAGAGGCCGCGCGGCTCGCCGCGGCCGCCCACCCCGACGTCTTCATCGCCATCGAGCCCATCTGGGCCGACTACGGCGCGCGCCTGACGCTGGCCCTGGCCGAGGGCCACGCGCCCGAGCTGGTGGCCCTGCCCTCGGCCCTGGCCGCCCGGCTGGCCGCCCGGGGATGGCTGACGCCGGTCGACGAGATGGTCCGTCGGCACCCCCCGGCTCCCGCCGCCCGCGTCCCCTTCACCTGGGAGGGGCGGCTCTACGCCCTGCCGGGGGTGATGGACCCCGTCGTCCTCTACGCCGACGCCGGAGCCCTCGCCGAGGCCGGGGTGTCGGCGGAGCACCTGTCGACGTGGGACGCGCTGCTCGACGCCGCCCGCCGCGTGCGGGCCGCGGGGCGCCTGCCCTGGCCGACCGTGGTCAACGGGTGGCCGCCCCTGGCGATGTTCATCTGGCAGGCCGGCGGCACGCTCCTGACCTCTGCCGGCCAGCCGTGGGACTCCGCCGAGGCCGTGGCCACCGCGGCCACCTTCTACCGCCGCTTCGTCGCCGAGGAGCTGAGCCCGTCGGCACCCTGGAGCTGGGCGGAGCCGGCGGATCTCCCCTTCCGGCGAGGGGAGGTCGCCCTCTTCATGGGATTGCTCTCGGACCCCCTGGAGCTGCCCGACGCCGCCTCCCCCTTCCGGCCGGGTGAGCCTGGCGTCGTGGGCCCCGCGGGACGTCGGGTGCGGGTCGTCCCGGCGCCGGCAGGGCCGGCCGCGGCGGCCACGTGGCTCTCGCTGGAGGGCGTCGCCATACCTCGCACGGCCCCCCCGGCGGCGAGCCAGGCCCTGGCCCATCTGGCCGAAGCGCTGGAGGCCATGGGGTGGCAGCCATCGCTGGAGCGCCGTCCCGAGGCCAGGGCGGTCGCGCTCGAGGCCCTGGCCCGGGCACGGGCCATGCCGGCGCACCCTGCTTTCCTCGAATTCGATGCCGTCTGGTGGCAGGACGTCGTGGTGCCGCTGGTCCAGGGGAACGGCCCCCTCGACGTGGAAGAGCTCCTGCAGCGGGCCGGGCGGCGCCTCGAGCAAGCGCTGCAGGCGATGCCGAGGTGA
- a CDS encoding HAD family hydrolase, translating into MLVTDIDGTLLDDGGRLSRSNREALGQLIERGVHVTLATGRTLAASRELAARIGIRLPLITCNGSQVVDPSGAVLMERRLAPETVDDVVDLAGRLGLCGFAYLTKGVVPVAGGERRADHLLAEDRARLLAPVTRPGPDAPWYAEGGGIKLLLLGEPAAADALERAAAAGRQPFSAVRSGPDCVEVMAPGVSKATGLRFLSSRLGLPLERVVAVGNAGNDLEMVRQAGVGVAVATAEPQLLALADYVAPPHWADGVAHTVHRYFPS; encoded by the coding sequence ATGCTGGTCACGGATATCGACGGCACCCTCCTGGACGACGGCGGCCGCTTGAGCCGGTCCAACCGGGAGGCCCTGGGCCAGCTGATCGAGCGGGGCGTCCACGTGACGCTGGCCACGGGCAGGACCCTGGCCGCCTCTCGGGAGCTGGCCGCCCGCATCGGCATCCGGCTGCCCCTCATCACCTGCAACGGCAGCCAGGTGGTCGACCCCTCGGGGGCCGTCCTGATGGAGCGGCGGCTCGCTCCGGAGACGGTCGACGACGTCGTCGATCTGGCGGGTCGGCTGGGGCTGTGCGGCTTCGCCTACCTGACCAAGGGCGTCGTGCCCGTCGCGGGCGGCGAGCGTCGCGCCGACCATCTCCTGGCGGAGGACCGGGCCCGGCTGCTGGCGCCGGTGACCCGCCCGGGCCCCGATGCTCCGTGGTACGCCGAAGGGGGCGGCATCAAGCTGCTCCTGCTGGGCGAGCCCGCCGCGGCCGACGCCCTGGAGCGGGCCGCAGCGGCGGGGCGGCAGCCCTTCTCGGCGGTGCGCTCGGGGCCCGACTGCGTCGAGGTGATGGCGCCCGGCGTCTCCAAGGCGACGGGGCTGCGCTTCCTGTCGAGCCGGCTCGGGTTGCCCCTCGAGCGCGTGGTGGCCGTCGGCAACGCGGGCAACGACCTCGAGATGGTGCGGCAGGCCGGCGTCGGCGTGGCGGTCGCCACGGCGGAGCCCCAGCTGCTGGCGCTGGCCGACTACGTCGCCCCTCCTCACTGGGCCGACGGCGTGGCGCACACCGTCCACCGCTACTTCCCCTCCTGA
- a CDS encoding ABC transporter substrate-binding protein: MRRRWIATAGALVATLLVAGAASAAEIVVGLNAELTGQIPVVGQSSLNGARMAVDEINQAGGLLVGNQRYAIRLQVEDNEDKAQSAVAAAQKLYYQHGVIAMVGPNASRNAVPAADIAESARAPMISPWSTNPNTTRGKRYVFRAAFTDDFQGRVVAAFARQHFNAQRAAVLYDVASEYNKGIAEVFRQTFTELGGQVVAFETYTTGDKDFLSQLTKIRAARPDILFLPNYYSEVPLQVQQARLIGLTVPIIGSDSWGFADLLTLGGSDMEGLMFTTHYAPDIATPVARRFIEAYQQRFGSPPDDVAALTYDSFQLLFQALQQAGRLDREAVRDALASIERYEGVTGTMQFRGSGDPIKSAVVIRIEDGQFKYFTTANP, encoded by the coding sequence ATGCGTCGCAGGTGGATCGCGACGGCTGGCGCCCTCGTGGCCACGCTCCTGGTGGCCGGGGCGGCCTCGGCCGCGGAGATCGTCGTGGGCCTCAACGCCGAGTTGACGGGCCAGATCCCCGTGGTCGGCCAGTCGAGCCTCAATGGCGCCCGGATGGCCGTCGACGAGATCAACCAGGCGGGCGGGCTCCTGGTGGGCAACCAGCGCTACGCCATCCGGCTGCAGGTGGAGGACAACGAGGACAAGGCCCAGTCCGCGGTGGCCGCCGCCCAGAAGCTCTACTACCAGCACGGCGTCATCGCCATGGTGGGCCCCAACGCGAGCCGCAACGCCGTCCCGGCGGCCGACATCGCGGAGTCGGCGCGCGCCCCCATGATCTCGCCGTGGTCCACCAACCCCAACACGACCCGGGGCAAGCGCTACGTCTTCCGCGCCGCCTTCACCGATGACTTCCAGGGGCGGGTCGTGGCGGCCTTCGCCCGGCAGCACTTCAACGCGCAACGGGCAGCCGTGCTCTACGACGTGGCCAGCGAGTACAACAAGGGGATCGCGGAGGTCTTCCGCCAGACCTTCACCGAGCTGGGCGGGCAGGTGGTGGCCTTCGAGACCTACACCACCGGCGACAAGGACTTCCTCTCGCAGCTGACCAAGATCCGCGCGGCCCGGCCGGACATCCTCTTCCTGCCCAACTACTACAGCGAGGTGCCGCTGCAGGTCCAACAGGCGCGCCTCATCGGCCTGACGGTGCCCATCATCGGCTCCGACAGCTGGGGTTTCGCCGATCTGCTGACGCTGGGCGGCTCCGACATGGAAGGGCTCATGTTCACCACCCACTACGCCCCCGACATCGCCACGCCGGTGGCACGGCGCTTCATCGAGGCCTATCAGCAGCGCTTCGGCAGCCCGCCCGACGATGTGGCAGCGCTCACCTACGACTCGTTCCAGCTGCTGTTCCAGGCGCTGCAGCAGGCCGGACGGCTCGACCGAGAGGCGGTGCGTGACGCCCTGGCCTCCATCGAGCGCTACGAGGGCGTCACCGGCACCATGCAGTTCAGGGGAAGCGGCGACCCCATCAAGAGCGCCGTCGTGATCCGGATCGAGGACGGGCAGTTCAAGTACTTCACCACGGCCAACCCGTGA
- a CDS encoding branched-chain amino acid ABC transporter permease, whose translation MSYLLQQAINALQLGSVYALIALGYSMVYGVLRLINFAHGDIFMVGAFLGFFAAAVMRWPFVPTLLFSMAATAALGVTIERVAYRPLRDAPRVSAVITALGVGLFLEHFVLATMGAQPRQIPRMIPARFYPLPGDIGFSSNQAVIFGVAVLLMLILDLFVNRTLTGMAMRAISWDIRHLPLMGVPVNRIVSLTFAIGSALAAAGGILVGLAYPIIDPYMGVLVGWKAFVAAVVGGIGSIRGAVAGGYVLAATEVFVAAFLPSTYRDFVAFSLLLTLLVFRPTGMFGRVWAQKV comes from the coding sequence ATCTCGTACCTGTTGCAGCAAGCCATCAACGCCCTTCAGCTCGGGTCGGTCTACGCCCTCATCGCCCTGGGCTACTCCATGGTCTACGGGGTGCTGCGCCTCATCAACTTCGCCCACGGCGACATCTTCATGGTCGGGGCCTTCCTGGGGTTCTTCGCCGCCGCGGTCATGCGGTGGCCGTTCGTGCCGACGCTGCTGTTCAGCATGGCGGCCACGGCCGCCCTGGGCGTCACCATCGAGCGCGTCGCCTACCGGCCCCTGCGCGACGCCCCCCGGGTCTCGGCCGTCATCACAGCCCTGGGGGTAGGCCTCTTCCTGGAGCACTTCGTGCTGGCCACGATGGGGGCCCAGCCCCGCCAGATCCCCCGGATGATCCCGGCGCGGTTCTATCCGCTGCCGGGTGACATCGGCTTCTCCTCCAACCAGGCCGTCATCTTCGGCGTGGCCGTGCTGCTCATGCTGATCCTGGATCTCTTCGTCAACCGCACCCTCACCGGCATGGCCATGCGGGCCATCTCGTGGGACATCCGGCACCTGCCCCTGATGGGGGTGCCGGTCAACCGCATCGTCTCGCTCACCTTCGCCATCGGCTCGGCCCTGGCCGCCGCCGGGGGCATCCTGGTGGGGCTGGCCTACCCCATCATCGACCCCTACATGGGCGTCCTGGTGGGGTGGAAGGCGTTCGTGGCGGCGGTGGTGGGTGGCATCGGCAGCATCCGGGGGGCCGTGGCCGGCGGCTACGTGCTGGCCGCCACCGAGGTCTTCGTCGCGGCATTCTTGCCGTCGACGTACCGCGACTTCGTGGCCTTCTCCCTGCTGCTGACGCTTCTCGTATTCCGACCGACGGGGATGTTCGGACGGGTATGGGCACAGAAGGTCTGA
- a CDS encoding branched-chain amino acid ABC transporter permease — MEARPLRRLLPWIGTAALLLFFAALLPRLPLNPYHVQVLMYVGINIILTASLNLVNGYMGEFSVGHAGFMAVGAYASAAVMLWLFPRQLWPVLFPVALLIGGVASAIVGLVVALPSFRTRGDYLAIVTLALNMIVKSAIENIEAVGGPRGLPGIGRLTTPGWVFVWVVVTLVALRHFVHSRFGRGVASIREDELAAELVGIDTRQIKLQAFLISAFFAGVAGGLYAHLIQFINPRSFDILKSTEILVMVYLGGVASLAGSVVGATIYTVLLEALRFLGLWRWVLAPLLLVLLMIGRPRGLLGFREVSLFVPAWERAIRRAAAGARGPTAGAAPRTRG; from the coding sequence ATGGAGGCGCGGCCCCTGCGACGCCTCTTGCCGTGGATCGGGACGGCGGCCCTGCTGCTCTTCTTCGCGGCGCTGCTGCCGCGCCTGCCGCTCAATCCCTACCACGTGCAGGTGCTGATGTACGTCGGGATCAACATCATCCTGACGGCCAGCCTCAATCTGGTCAACGGGTACATGGGCGAGTTCTCCGTGGGGCACGCCGGCTTCATGGCGGTGGGCGCCTACGCCTCGGCCGCGGTGATGCTGTGGCTCTTTCCCAGACAGCTGTGGCCGGTGCTCTTCCCCGTGGCCCTGCTCATCGGCGGCGTCGCCTCGGCCATCGTGGGCCTCGTGGTGGCCTTGCCGTCGTTTCGGACCCGTGGCGACTACCTGGCCATCGTCACCCTCGCCCTCAACATGATCGTCAAGAGCGCCATCGAAAACATCGAAGCCGTGGGGGGCCCCCGCGGGCTCCCGGGCATCGGACGCCTGACCACCCCGGGATGGGTCTTCGTCTGGGTGGTGGTGACGCTGGTCGCGCTGCGCCACTTCGTCCACTCCCGGTTCGGCCGGGGCGTGGCCAGCATCCGGGAGGACGAGCTGGCGGCGGAGCTGGTCGGCATCGACACCCGCCAGATCAAGCTGCAGGCCTTCTTGATCTCCGCCTTCTTCGCGGGCGTGGCCGGCGGGTTGTACGCCCACCTGATCCAGTTCATCAACCCCCGGAGCTTCGACATCCTCAAGTCCACCGAGATCCTGGTGATGGTCTACCTCGGGGGCGTGGCCAGCCTCGCCGGCAGCGTGGTGGGCGCCACCATCTACACGGTGCTGCTGGAGGCGCTGCGCTTCCTGGGGCTGTGGCGATGGGTGCTGGCGCCGCTGCTGCTGGTGCTCCTGATGATCGGCCGGCCTCGGGGCCTGCTCGGCTTCCGCGAGGTCTCCCTCTTCGTGCCCGCCTGGGAGCGGGCCATCCGCCGGGCGGCGGCGGGGGCGCGGGGGCCGACCGCCGGCGCGGCGCCGAGGACGAGGGGGTGA
- a CDS encoding ABC transporter ATP-binding protein has translation MALLEVRDLSIQFGGLKALDGFTLSLDEGEMVGLIGPNGAGKTTVFNLITGVYRPSRGEIRFRGRSLVGLRPNQIVRLGIARTFQNIRLFKGLSVVDNVRAALFSQTGYGLLPALVGGGRTAGEEARVYWRAMEMLRLFELEEVAAEPAGSLPYGAQRRLEMARALASGPRLLLLDEPAAGMNPTEADRLMELIRWVHRHFGVAIVLIEHQMRVVMRLCPRIVVLDFGQVIAQGSPEAVRQDPRVLEAYLGKGVAVT, from the coding sequence GTGGCGTTGCTCGAGGTGCGCGACCTCTCCATCCAGTTCGGCGGGCTCAAGGCTCTGGACGGCTTCACCCTGAGCCTGGATGAGGGCGAGATGGTGGGGCTCATCGGCCCCAACGGAGCGGGCAAGACCACGGTCTTCAACCTCATCACCGGCGTCTACCGCCCCAGCCGCGGTGAGATCCGCTTCCGGGGGCGCTCCCTGGTGGGGCTGCGGCCCAACCAGATCGTGCGCCTGGGCATCGCCCGCACCTTCCAAAACATCCGCCTCTTCAAGGGCCTGTCGGTGGTCGACAACGTGAGGGCGGCCCTCTTCTCGCAGACGGGCTACGGCCTGCTCCCGGCCCTCGTCGGCGGCGGTCGTACGGCGGGAGAGGAGGCCCGTGTCTACTGGCGGGCCATGGAGATGCTGCGCCTCTTCGAGCTCGAGGAGGTGGCCGCCGAGCCGGCAGGCAGTCTGCCCTACGGCGCTCAGCGGCGACTGGAGATGGCGCGGGCGCTGGCATCGGGGCCGCGGCTGCTGCTCCTGGACGAGCCGGCCGCCGGCATGAACCCCACCGAAGCCGACCGCCTGATGGAGCTGATCCGCTGGGTGCACCGGCACTTCGGCGTCGCCATCGTGCTCATCGAGCACCAGATGCGGGTGGTGATGCGGCTGTGCCCCCGCATCGTGGTCCTGGACTTCGGTCAGGTCATCGCCCAGGGCTCTCCCGAGGCGGTGCGCCAGGACCCCCGCGTGTTGGAGGCCTATCTCGGCAAGGGGGTGGCCGTCACGTGA
- a CDS encoding ABC transporter ATP-binding protein yields the protein MTAGGALLEVHDLTVRYGNIEALRDVSLRVDEGDVVALIGANGAGKTTTLRAISGLVRPYRGSIRYRGQELTRLSAERVTAMGIAHVPEGRAIFANLSVQENLLLATYARRDRSRVQEDLDLVYSLLPRLAERRRQNAGTLSGGEQQMLAIGRALMSRAQVMLLDEPSMGLAPVLVVEIFRLLQEINRQGTTLLLVEQNARMALQIARRAYVLEAGRIVLAGAAREVASDPAVRDAYLGAA from the coding sequence GTGACGGCAGGCGGGGCGTTGCTGGAGGTCCACGACCTGACGGTGCGCTACGGCAACATCGAGGCGCTGCGCGACGTCTCGCTGCGGGTGGACGAGGGCGACGTGGTGGCCCTCATCGGGGCCAACGGCGCCGGCAAGACCACGACGCTGCGCGCCATATCGGGACTGGTGCGCCCCTACCGGGGTAGCATCCGCTACCGGGGTCAGGAGCTGACGCGGCTCAGCGCCGAGCGCGTCACGGCCATGGGCATCGCGCACGTGCCCGAGGGCCGCGCCATCTTCGCCAACCTCTCGGTCCAGGAGAACCTGCTCCTGGCCACCTACGCCCGCCGGGATCGATCGCGGGTGCAAGAGGACCTCGACCTGGTCTACTCCCTGCTGCCCCGGCTGGCCGAGCGGCGCCGCCAAAACGCCGGCACGCTGTCGGGGGGCGAGCAGCAGATGCTGGCCATCGGGCGGGCCTTGATGAGCCGGGCTCAGGTCATGCTCCTCGACGAACCTTCCATGGGCCTGGCGCCGGTGCTGGTGGTCGAGATCTTCCGTCTGCTGCAGGAGATCAACCGCCAGGGCACCACCCTGCTCCTGGTGGAGCAAAACGCCCGCATGGCCTTGCAGATCGCCCGCCGGGCCTACGTGCTGGAGGCCGGCCGCATCGTGCTGGCCGGCGCCGCCCGCGAGGTGGCCAGCGACCCCGCCGTGCGCGACGCGTACCTGGGCGCGGCCTGA